The nucleotide sequence CTCGCCATGGTCGCTCGACCGAAGGCGGCGGATCCCGAGGTGCTCGCGCACGGGCGCGAGGGCTCGCCGGACGAAGTGATCGCAGGCTCGGCCGGGTGGCACGTGAGCACGGCTGACGCGCTCGACTTCGCCGAAACGCTCCCGGACGCGTGCGCGCATGCCGTGTGGACCGATCCGCCCTACTGCTCGGGCGGCTACACCGAGACGGCCAAGCGCCAAGCGCGCGGGATGCTCCGGCATCAAACCGTCAAGAGCCTCGGCTGGTTCATCAACGACAACATGGGCTCGGCGGGGATCGTGTGGCTCCTCCGCTGCGTCGCGGTCCAAGCGTTCCGGATCCTGCTCGAGGGCGGGAGCCTCGGCGTCTTCTGCGATTGGCGGATGGTTCCGCTCCTCGCGCCGGCCCTCGAATCGAGCGGGCTGCGCTGGCAGGGGATGATCATCTGGGACAAGGGAGCGCCGGCCCTCGGGAGCGGGTTCCGGCGCCAACACGAGGTCGTCCTTCACTTCGTGAAAGGGACCGGCGTCTTTCACGATGCGAGCACGGGGGACGTTCTGAACGGCTCGCGGCTCCACCATGAGGCGCGGAATCACCAAACGGCCAAGCCTCCCGAGGTGATCGAGCGGTGCCTCGGGGTGGTCGCTCCGCCCGGGGGACTCGTCGTCGATTTCTTCACGGGGGGCGGCTCGACGGGCGTTGCCGCGCGGCGGCTCGGGATGCGGTTTCTCGGGAGCGAGATTGATCGGGGGATCGCGGCGAGGGCGCGAGAGGCGATCAAGTCACAGAGCACGGACGCGCGGCGCGTGCGGAAGGCGCACCAACTCGGCCTTTTCGATGGCGAGTAATCTCGTCGATTTTCGGAGAACGAACATGGACCTCGACCCGAAATATCTTCCGGATCCTGACGATCCGCCCTCGCTCGCCGCTTCTCTCTACGTGAGCATGGGATGGCGGCCGATTCCCCTCTGGTCCGTCGATCCAAGGACGGGCGCCTGCGAATGCTCGCGCGGCATGCGCTGCGGGGGTAGCGCGGGCAAGCATCCGCGCATGCGCGCGTGGCAGGAGTTGCAGCCGACGCGCGAGGATGTCCTCGCCTGGTGGAAGAAGTGGCCCGGTGCTGGGGTGGGGCTGGCGATGGGCGGCGAGGCGCGGCTCGTCGCGCTCGATATCGACGGGCCTGCGGGGCGGGAGAGCTTGGCCGCGCTCGAGGCAGTCCACGGGCCGCTTCCGCGGACGTTGGCGTCGCGCTCCGGGCGAGTCGACGGGGGCGAGCATCGGCTGTTCGTCGTTCCGGAACACTTCGACATGAGCGCGATCCGGAACAACGCGGGGAAGATCGCGCCCGGGCTCGACGTGCGCGGGGAAGGCGGGCAGATCGCGACGTGCCCGACCGTGCATCGCACGGGGAGCGTCTACACGTGGACGGATCGTGTCCCGGTGGCGGAGTTGCCGCGGTGGCTCTTCGAGCGGATGGCATCGACGAGCACGCGCGCGGCTGCTCCGGCGCGCGCCGAGGCGACCGCGGCGCCCGAGGCTCCCTCCTTCGGCGAGGATCACGCACGGTATGCGCGGGCGGCGCTGAATCAGGCGATCGAGGCGGTCGAGCGCGCGCCGAAGGGCTCCCGTAACGACACCCTCAATCGTGAGGCGTACTCGCTCGGCGGGCTGGTCGCGCGGGGGCTGCTCTCGGCGAGCGAGGTCGAGGACGCGCTCCATGGCGCGATGCTGAACGGTCGATGGGATCCCGAGGCGATCAAGGCGCAGCACCTCCGGACGTTGCGCCGGGCGCTCGAAGATGGGCGCGCGGCGCCTCGGACGGTTCCGGCGCGGTCGAGCCACGGGCGGGGCGGGAGTTCCTCCGATTCGCTGCACAACGCGAGGTCGCGCGAGCCGGATCGGGCGGCGGAGTCATTCGGGGAAGACGACGACATCGAGCGGGCGGCGCTCGTGACCGAGGGCAAGCGGACTCCCGCTCGGCCGGATGCGGGCCGAGCTCCGAGCCCCCCGCCTGCGCCTCGGGCGGGGACCGCTCCGGTCGAGGGCGCGGCGAGCCCTCGGCGAGACGGCGCGGCTCGAGCTCCGCGCGCGCTGCCTGCGCTCCGCCCGGGGACGGGTGAATGCACCGAGCTTGCCAATGCTGAGGGCCTCGTCGCTCACCACGGCGCGGACCTCCGCTACGTGGAGGAGCTCGGCGGCTGGCACCATTACGACGGGCGGCGCTGGTCGCGCGATACGCCTGCTGTAGAGCGGGCGGCGAAGGATTACACGCGGCTCCTTTCGCTGGTCGGGGCGGAACGTCTCGCGGCGGCGCGGAGGGCCCTCGATGCGGTGGAAGGGTCCGCGGACGAACCGGCGATCCAGCGAGCTCGGGCCGCGCTCGATGGCGCGCAGCGTCGCCAGGCGTGGGCGATGCGCTCCCAGGGGGCGCGCGCCCTCTCGAACATGCTCGCGCTCGCGTCGTCGGAGCCGGGCGTGGTCGAGCGGGCGTCGGCGTTCGATGCGGATCCGTGGGCGCTCTCGTGCCTGAATGGCGTGGTGGACCTGCGGACGGGGAAGTTGCGGCCGCATCGGCGGGAGGACCTGATCACGCGGCTCGCTCCGGTCGTGTACGATCCCGCGGCGCGGTCGGAGCTCTGGGAATCCTTCCTCCACGATGTGACGGGCGGCGATCAGGAGCTCGCCGGGTTCCTCTGCCGGGCCGTCGGCTACTCGATGTCGGCGGACACGAGCGAGGAAAAGCTCTTCTTCGTGCACGGGCCCGCGGCCTCGGGCAAGTCGACGTTCCTCGAGGCCGTCAAGGCGGCGCTGGGGGACTACGGGATGACGTCCGATTTCGAGACATTCCTCGTCCGGCCGCAGGTCGGCGCGCCTCGAAATGACATCGCCAGGCTCGCGGGGTCGCGGTTCGTCGTGTCGATCGAGGTGGACGACGGCAAACGGCTCGCGGAGGCCCTCGTCAAGAGCATCACGGGCGGCGATACGGTTACCGCTCGAATGCT is from Polyangium spumosum and encodes:
- a CDS encoding phage/plasmid primase, P4 family, whose amino-acid sequence is MGWRPIPLWSVDPRTGACECSRGMRCGGSAGKHPRMRAWQELQPTREDVLAWWKKWPGAGVGLAMGGEARLVALDIDGPAGRESLAALEAVHGPLPRTLASRSGRVDGGEHRLFVVPEHFDMSAIRNNAGKIAPGLDVRGEGGQIATCPTVHRTGSVYTWTDRVPVAELPRWLFERMASTSTRAAAPARAEATAAPEAPSFGEDHARYARAALNQAIEAVERAPKGSRNDTLNREAYSLGGLVARGLLSASEVEDALHGAMLNGRWDPEAIKAQHLRTLRRALEDGRAAPRTVPARSSHGRGGSSSDSLHNARSREPDRAAESFGEDDDIERAALVTEGKRTPARPDAGRAPSPPPAPRAGTAPVEGAASPRRDGAARAPRALPALRPGTGECTELANAEGLVAHHGADLRYVEELGGWHHYDGRRWSRDTPAVERAAKDYTRLLSLVGAERLAAARRALDAVEGSADEPAIQRARAALDGAQRRQAWAMRSQGARALSNMLALASSEPGVVERASAFDADPWALSCLNGVVDLRTGKLRPHRREDLITRLAPVVYDPAARSELWESFLHDVTGGDQELAGFLCRAVGYSMSADTSEEKLFFVHGPAASGKSTFLEAVKAALGDYGMTSDFETFLVRPQVGAPRNDIARLAGSRFVVSIEVDDGKRLAEALVKSITGGDTVTARMLYQESFEFKPSFKLWLSANHAPRVSDDDLAMWRRILRIPFDRVIPKERRDRRVKRTLTDVRKSGAAILAWAVRGCLAWQKDGLAVPASVEAATEAYRQENNPLRDFLDDECVVATDRALWPDVWVTRSALREAYERWGKANGARHLLGPKAFTRHLRELGCNDKAKRWVDNASVRAWEGIRLRQAADDAVEGVGHA
- a CDS encoding DNA-methyltransferase, with protein sequence MVARPKAADPEVLAHGREGSPDEVIAGSAGWHVSTADALDFAETLPDACAHAVWTDPPYCSGGYTETAKRQARGMLRHQTVKSLGWFINDNMGSAGIVWLLRCVAVQAFRILLEGGSLGVFCDWRMVPLLAPALESSGLRWQGMIIWDKGAPALGSGFRRQHEVVLHFVKGTGVFHDASTGDVLNGSRLHHEARNHQTAKPPEVIERCLGVVAPPGGLVVDFFTGGGSTGVAARRLGMRFLGSEIDRGIAARAREAIKSQSTDARRVRKAHQLGLFDGE